The Vespula vulgaris chromosome 2, iyVesVulg1.1, whole genome shotgun sequence genome has a segment encoding these proteins:
- the LOC127061880 gene encoding uncharacterized protein LOC127061880 isoform X1 translates to MSESSKMGLFGSKDKNKEQKKEQSKKEDSPDRYAPYCIDSDSETYDTEALSIMDINDIIGVQSDPVGDSTLESEIAALSQIITDSKVENNQMNIKSNTQNKDMVDNQSIICNKNKEFDDERIIIEKEQQMIEDSINVSNINIFDNDNTMLQSQISKHKNISENPDSDSNINTNTNLETDSDPASLSNVCTISSEEVHLEHGTRCHDESYIKHSSYSNADASLESTIDEVFSQTTAIEKSSAVSKVNINNDQAKNYNIKHDVDTLVSVEGISESLQLIGEAYISEDSQETNSIETDLRKEGLPLTFTDISLTFHVKEEDSSNTLSNEKQIIDNINITGENLISNKENLKDSLQHKNLSEDFNIVEETLSVNNNKNMEVISIHNLEEKNKEDKQDTDLTVKKYDAEELHNIKDTDFESNTIKETLQEIQPVFYNKENKRMCEEMQYLSEHKEKLETICVTDTIVSNEKIEMEEKSEINNQLEETCSKSNNKCIDMQVLEIESNTENKKLEECKTKQISPIETVDHFREQNEICNTSETGNLNCTEVINITTSDNDSMNKMEDFQSDVIIQSQTDKLEIIEESNNEEHSIELCTTFNLSNQKLISINTDTLDSTCTELNTTNILTSTVNSEQIISNNNINSNSIENLAESSCTSSDNIIENSLAKSCYFSDNNKSSIIPDTTEPVMVKLNVSEFKSKNDSILPNNSELLETCVSQVEKEDCFKDITISNKSTESAQMEIEELDNKTDVISDFNKSTIKTLQDTSKINDKNDMSMKQFQVPMKQIDEVSLIENNNKNSNSEQLSKIETKIHEIEEEKQHIQKTCTFVEDIDKDVISPKLLDDTKTSFSLEENKIIKEKIIQETSKKEDMDSPELLDDNKTLSFPLEENKIIEDKIMCETSEQKCDIENIGNIDDITHNEIMKNNEDIVDKKENLDEVTSEDQIDQTKKMLEKEMDVITDVEKIDLSITACTSSIENITKENVKEINQEPNDILEINVSASFENTNTNFQNILQKEKKNENLEILVCTTNDTIPILSEDSVLLMEKADIEDSIKSSISENNLINILEDTPKMTDMFSEEQCQNTQDIMESILDNVTNVTDLKHLLSPESNTRNESEDGLQQSVELTTVENEDKELVQKLPEVSSDMLHKEIEDPIEAPNLDSLEELLDLDLIPESDEATIKNAKIEEVQEQVETIDKDVDMALFLQQPEDVSSIPENPDYIEHVINNCLTDRNDVSLEETTSKVNIEVNDQDKIEMNIVCKPKELLKINDDIITMSLTKNSDDVNLQKQLDVDNSLQGNDLDVDFVGNPLESVENIEKGTSKLENTNQNEHLNETSLDIDSNQATPDISELESAVKFLQESEEQAVDSSLVLSPKMVENVVNDISKQTNTSIFVQDEDICNDTSELVVELQGITSDSISISEAEIISEAAKLENERKLAEQIKVNTSISCVEENKLKENKEIIESVPSTITTYFNTTTEKVSNEQILYNSNIPSTSSVNPTISDRMAIIAESIPKVSILEERLKEPPKIEIPTSDITKMCETLTNTKDSLLIPKDAKMSVYQKMLESPKSIDNRESKIVDTPKKEIEKHDFENVGSPRIILKIVKSAIAECAEPRSPKSPKIRSATNSPNPEDSPGQKLGKIKLKLSKGGHPSIISNENVEDVNQWHTESAASLSPIGMKIKLSKTGDASILSTEKYESMDDLKDIKHKFEENKRTESPLGMKIKLSKTGDASIVQQDSKDITTKYKEKLDVTQGSPKRTDSPIGMKIKLLKTGDASIVQPEKQEMCEDHKDGKLKEKVEITSDPPKRTESPIGMKLKLSKSGDVSIVSPDATDEGKDIVAKSKERLEASPEIPKRTDSPIGMKIKLSKTKGGASIISIDNPEEMKEKVDISDIPKRTESPFGMKIKLSKSGDASIIHSEVSDDMKEIKQKEKTDMSQDTTKGTEVSCGMKIKMMKYGETSVGVPELIDRHESNHDASQKIESIGMKIKFSKSGDASIVPPDKQEQVDEHKCKETLQDLPKRTESPIGMKIKLSKTGDASIIQNEIIDNNTNKNINKSDIEYQKNCDTSVCGKIKTSKTSDAPLITDSEKKEKQQKRKETESPLEMKIKLSKTGHPTIVPCEAHGDSIHKIKDTVETTHNFAHRYKESVLHKDSSLKILKTGHSTIMQSTRSELTIEPVQIQGKKMENAIELSSKRKEITISPIEMKKSKLETQLSQILPEVTIQPVISRDQKQLLFDPKTSLISRQQMNVISQEISITHVRPSKQVDVSMSDKLKDMLSKNVTSSPISSDCEIIEHRPELIIVNENSNSSQDVMIIEEVPAIRMPEVKMPKKRGRPRRNPLPPLTHTSTQILIPRDPLALDEVSQVVQLEHRENERPRRTCRNQKSYAPPKRGRGRGRGKRKLDNSDLPLSKKSRVEQDLNAIEASTMAIITLDESPKQEQPLRKSSELYKALKQPPIDIKNVNTICKIEKQSLLTVRKDGVKQMDISKTTILDSNVNTQIESVMGSGIEEEKLLAKSTMGSTLLDCKGNERELANITPEKEQKTIEKTLTDKIVEKTVENARSTGHESKEMLIPPGHPNWLTPTSKRQTEATSKNEPVPSLQVIDEETRMSAESNSRSQTPARNISAQASETIINEESQGSVLSTATTESEKVKVKNRRMEINFDPDEGPFTVDKIAEYEWPLDRKGETFMIQEQISQYLGVKSFKRKYPDLKRRMVDMEERNYLRENGLVSEAMCDMGLTAVCSSEVLDVMCSDFPDQYEEYRKHMREKQVKEHSKKQKELTAAANAERNRIDLAEMAIQSALSWNISLNKSRKENRKCSLDLQTFTIHVPKKHHKLETDRKISHYPVALIPGQYTDYYREYTPAELRYYPLNTVLYGPMRPNERKFDSQSEGSQSDSDSDTSTDDSSSTSSEGTQDTEGSQSTMDDVDMEISNQKEETKLKCKMCLKMLNKHGKNEVLIQCGTCNGNVHPSCIELTLDMVPHIQSYAWQCTDCKTCAQCHDPADEDKMLFCDMCDRGYHIYCVGLRRVPVGRWHCQECAVCANCGSKEPGGANSDRNSVAQWQHEYKKGDKNTRVYVSTLCVPCSKLWRKGRYCPHCSRCHTAPRLDLEANLVHCSACDKYLHLGCVETKGLVFDKKNYLCDFCAPNRQPLMKPLVSKVFKT, encoded by the exons ATGTCTGAAAGTTCTAAGATGGGCCTATTTGGCTCAAAAGATAAGAATaaggaacagaaaaaagaacaatccaaaaaagaagattctcCAGACCGTTATGCGCCATACTGCATCGATAGTGATTCAGAAACTTATGATACAGAAGCATTAAGTATTATGGATATAAATGACATTATTGGTGTTCAATCAGATCCTGTTGGTGACTCTACATTAGAAAGTGAAATAGCTGCTCTTTCACAAATAATCACTGATTCAAAAGTAGAGAATAACCAAATGAATATAAAGTCTAATACTCAGAATAAAGACATGGTAGATAATCAgagtattatttgtaataaaaacaaagagtTTGATgatgaaagaattattattgaaaaggAACAGCAAATGATAGAAGACTCTATAAAtgtttctaatataaatatttttgataatgataatactaTGTTACAGTCACAAATTagtaaacataaaaatatatctgaaaATCCTGATTCagatagtaatataaatactaaCACTAATTTGGAGACTGACTCTGATCCTGCATCCTTGAGCAACGTATGTACAATATCCTCTGAAg AAGTACATTTGGAACATGGAACAAGATGCCATGACGAATCTTATATCAAGCACAGTTCTTATTCAAATGCAGATGCTTCACTGGAATCTACTATAGATGAGGTTTTCTCCCAAACTACTGCAATAGAAAAATCCAGTGCAGTTTCAAAAGTAAACATAAATAATGACCAAgctaaaaattataatataaaacatgaCGTAGATACGTTAGTTAGCGTGGAAGGTATTAGTGAAAGTTTACAACTTATTGGTGAAGCATATATATCAGAGGATTCACAAGAAACAAATTCAATTGAAACCGAtttaaggaaggaaggattaCCACTAACCTTCACTGATATTTCTTTGACATTTcatgtaaaagaagaagatagttCAAATACTCTAAGTAATGAAAAACAGATTATAgataacataaatattacaGGTGAAAatctaatatctaataaagAGAACCTAAAAGATTCCTTGCAACATAAAAATCTATCAGAAGACTTCAATATTGTAGAAGAAACATTAAGTgttaacaacaataaaaatatggaAGTTATCTCTATACATAAtctagaagaaaaaaataaagaagacaaACAAGATACAGACCTTACAGTCAAAAAATATGATGCAGAGGagttacataatataaaagatacagATTTTGAATCaaatacaataaaagaaacacTACAGGAAATACAACCTGTATtttataacaaagaaaataaacgtatGTGTGAGGAAATGCAATATTTATCTGAACATAAAGAGAAATTAGAAACAATATGTGTAACAGATACTATagtttcgaatgaaaaaattgaaatggaagaaaaaagtgaaataaataatcagtTAGAAGAAACATGTTcaaaatctaataataaatgtatagatATGCAAGTATTAGAAATTGAATCTAACACAGAGAATAAGAAGTTAGAAGAATGTAAAACTAAACAAATCAGCCCTATTGAAACAGTTGATCATTTTAGAGAACAGAACGAAATTTGTAATACATCTGAAACTGGAAATCTGAATTGTACagaagtaataaatataactacTTCAGATAATGATAGTATGAATAAAATGGAAGATTTTCAATCTGACGTAATAATACAATCACAAAcagataaattagaaataatagaagaatCAAATAATGAAGAACATTCAATAGAATTATGTACGACTTTTAATTTGAGTAATCAAAAACTAATATCTATTAATACTGATACTCTTGATTCAACATGTACAGAGTTAAAtacaacaaatatattaacatcAACTGTTAATTCAgaacaaattatttctaataataatattaattctaattctatAGAAAATCTAGCTGAATCTAGTTGTACTTCTTctgataatattatagaaaattcatTGGCCAAAAGTTGTTATTTttcagataataataaatcttcaaTAATTCCAGATACTACAGAACCTGTTATGGTAAAATTGAATGTTTCTGAATTTAAGTCAAAGAATGATTCTATACTTCCTAATAATTCGGAATTATTGGAAACTTGTGTATCtcaagtagaaaaagaagactgttttaaagatattaccatttcaaataaatctaCAGAATCAGCGCAAATGGAAATTGAGGAACTTGATAATAAAACTGATGTAATTtctgattttaataaaagcaCAATTAAAACATTACAAGACacaagtaaaataaatgataaaaatgatatgagTATGAAGCAATTTCAAGTACCTATGAAACAAATTGATGAAGTatcattaatagaaaataacaataaaaacagTAATTCTGAACAATTGAGTAAAATAGAAACTAAAATTCatgagatagaagaagaaaaacagcaTATTCAGAAAACATGTACATTTGTAGAAGACATAGACAAAGATGTAATTTCTCCGAAATTATTAGATGATACTAAGACATCCTTTTCTctggaagaaaacaaaataataaaagaaaaaataatacaagagacaagtaagaaagaagatatggATTCTCCAGAATTATTAGATGATAATAAGACATTATCTTTTCCTCtggaggaaaataaaataattgaggATAAAATAATGTGTGAAACAAGTGAACAGAAATGTGACATAGAAAATATTGGAAACATAGATGACATAACAcataatgaaattatgaaaaataatgaggATATAgttgataaaaaggaaaatttggATGAAGTTACTAGTGAAGATCAGATAGATCAAACtaaaaaaatgttggaaaAGGAAATGGATGTAATTACAGACgttgaaaaaatagatttatctATTACAGCATGTACATCtagtattgaaaatattacaaaagagaatgtaaaagaaatcaatCAAGAACCAAATGACATActagaaataaatgtatctGCTTCTTTTGAGAACACAAATactaattttcaaaatatattgcaaaaagaaaagaagaatgaaaatctAGAAATATTGGTATGCACAACTAATGATACTATTCCTATTTTATCAGAAGACTCTGTTTTATTAATGGAAAAAGCAGATATAGAAGACAGTATAAAAAGTTCTATTTCAGAAAATAATCTGATAAATATTCTTGAAGACACGCCTAAAATGACAGATATGTTTTCAGAAGAACAATGTCAAAATACTCAAGACATTATGGAAAGTATTTTAGATAATGTGACAAATGTAACTGATCTTAAACATCTTTTAAGTCCAGAAAGTAATACAAGAAATGAAAGTGAGGATGGTCTTCAACAATCTGTGGAATTGACAACAGtggaaaatgaagataaagaatTAGTTCAAAAACTACCTGAAGTGTCATCTGATATGCTgcataaagaaatagaagatccAATAGAAGCACCAAATTTAGACTCACTAGAAGAATTATTAGATCTTGACTTAATACCTGAAAGCGATGAAGcaacaataaaaaatgcaaaaatagaagaagtacAAGAACAAGTAGAAACAATAGATAAAGATGTAGATATGGCACTCTTTCTTCAGCAACCTGAAGATGTATCATCTATACCTGAAAATCCAGATTATATAGAacatgttattaataattgctTAACAGATAGAAATGATGTATCATTGGAAGAAACAACTAGTAAAGTAAACATTGAAGTTAATGAtcaagataaaattgaaatgaatatAGTATGTAAACCaaaagaattattgaaaatcaATGATGACATAATAACTATGTCTCTAACTAAAAATTCAGATGACGTAAATTTACAAAAACAGCTGGATGTAGATAATTCTTTACAAGGTAATGATCTAGATGTCGATTTTGTCGGGAATCCACTTGAGTCtgtagaaaatatagaaaaaggaacttctaaattagaaaatacaaATCAAAATGAACATCTGAATGAGACTTCTCTTGATATAGACAGCAATCAGGCCACTCCTGATATTTCAGAATTAGAATCTGctgtaaaatttttacaagaaTCAGAAGAGCAAGCAGTAGATTCTTCTTTGGTTCTTTCTCCAAAAATGGTAGAAAATGTTGTTAATGATATATCAAAGCAAACAAATACAAGTATTTTTGTACAGGATGAAGATATTTGCAATGATACTTCTGAATTGGTAGTTGAATTGCAAGGAATTACTTCTGATTCGATTTCTATATCTGAAGCTGAGATTATATCAGAAGCAGCAAAATTGGAAAATGAACGGAAACTTGCTGAACaaattaaagtaaatactTCTATATCTTGtgttgaagaaaataaattgaaagaaaataaagaaataatagaaagtgTTCCTTCAACGATTACTACTTATTTTAACACAACTACAGAGAAAGTGTCTAATgagcaaatattatataattcaaatatacccaGTACAAGTTCTGTAAATCCTACGATATCAGATAGAATGGCAATAATAGCTGAATCTATTCCTAAAGTTTCAATTTTGGAAGAACGTTTGAAAGAACCACCAAAAATAGAAATTCCTACTTCAGACATAACAAAAATGTGTGAAACATTAACAAATACAAAAGATAGTCTTCTAATACCAAAAGATGCAAAAATGTCTGTATACCAAAAAATGTTAGAATCACCGAAATCGATTGATAACAGAGAATCCAAAATTGTAGATACAcctaaaaaggaaatagaaaaacatgattttgaaaatgttGGATCTccaagaataatattaaagattgTTAAATCTGCAATTGCAGAATGTGCTGAACCGAGATCGCCTAAAAGTCCAAAAATTCGATCGGCAACTAATTCACCAAATCCGGAAGATAGTCCGGGTCAGAAAttaggaaaaattaaattaaaactttCAAAAGGTGGACATCCTTCtataatatcaaatgaaaatgttgAAGATGTAAACCAATGGCATACAGAAAGTGCAGCATCATTATCTCCTATTggcatgaaaataaaattgtcaaAAACAGGAGATGCTTCAATTTTATCAACGGAAAAATACGAATCTATGGATGATTTAAAGGACATAAAGcataaatttgaagaaaataaaagaacagaaTCTCCATTAGGaatgaaaatcaaattatcAAAAACTGGTGATGCTTCCATTGTACAACAAGATTCAAAAGATATTAcaacaaaatataaagaaaaactaGATGTTACACAGGGAAGTCCAAAAAGAACAGATTCTCCCATAGGAATGAaaattaaacttttaaaaaCTGGAGATGCGTCCATTGTACAAccagaaaaacaagaaatgtgTGAAGATCATAAAGATGggaaattaaaggaaaaagtagaaattacTTCTGATCCACCAAAAAGAACTGAATCTCCAATTGGTATGAAACTAAAATTATCAAAGAGTGGAGACGTATCTATTGTATCCCCTGATGCAACAGATGAAGGAAAAGACATAGTAGCTAAATCAAAGGAAAGACTGGAAGCCTCTCCAGAAATTCCCAAACGCACAGATTCTCCAATtggaatgaaaattaaattatcaaaaacgAAAGGTGGGGCATCTATAATTTCCATAGATAATCctgaagaaatgaaagaaaaagtagatattTCTGATATACCAAAACGAACAGAATCTCCTTttggaatgaaaataaaattatcaaaaagtGGAGATGCATCTATTATACATTCCGAAGTTTCAGATGACATGAaggaaattaaacaaaaagaaaaaacagacaTGTCTCAAGATACAACAAAAGGCACAGAGGTTTCATGtggaatgaaaattaaaatgatgaaatatgGAGAAACATCTGTAGGTGTACCAGAACTGATAGATCGACATGAAAGTAATCATGATGCATCTCAAAAGATAGAATCTATtggtatgaaaataaaattttcaaaatctgGTGATGCATCAATAGTTCCTCCTGATAAACAAGAACAAGTAGATGAGCATAAGTGCAAAGAAACATTACAAGACTTACCTAAGCGAACAGAATCTCCAATTGGAATGAAGATTAAACTTTCAAAAACAGGAGATGCTTCtataatacaaaatgaaataatagataataatacaaataaaaatattaacaaatcgGATATAGAGTATCAAAAAAATTGTGATACTTCTGTAtgtggaaaaataaaaacatcaaAAACCAGTGATGCTCCTTTAATAACAGATtctgagaaaaaagagaaacaacaaaaacgaaaagaaactgAATCTCcattagaaatgaaaataaaattatcaaaaactGGACATCCAACAATTGTACCTTGTGAAGCACATGGAGATTctattcataaaattaaagatactGTAGAAACAACGCATAATTTTGCTCATAGATATAAAGAGTCTGTATTGCACAAAGACTCATCATTGAAGATCCTTAAAACTGGACATTCAACAATTATGCAAAGTACTCGTTCTGAATTAACTATTGAACCAGTACAaatacaaggaaaaaaaatggagaatgcTATTGAATTATCTTCTaagcgaaaagaaataacaatatcaCCAATCGAgatgaaaaaatcaaaattagaaACACAGTTGTCACAAATTCTACCAGAAGTTACCATACAACCAGTTATATCGAGAGATcagaaacaattattatttgatccAAAAACAAGTTTAATTAGTCGTCAACAAATGAATGTTATAAGCCAAGAAATTAGTATTACACATGTAAGACCATCCAAGCAAGTGGATGTTTCTATGAGTGATAAGCTAAAAGATATGTTAAGTAAAAATGTAACTAGTTCTCCAATTAGTTCAGATTGTGAAATAATTGAACATAGACctgaattaataattgttaatgaaaattcaaacTCTAGCCAAGATGTTATGATAATAGAAGAAGTACCAGCAATTCGAATGCCAGAAGTTAAAATGCCTAAGAAACGAGGTAGACCACGTAGAAATCCGCTGCCACCGTTAACACATACTTCAACGCAAATATTGATACCTCGAGATCCATTGGCTTTAGATGAAGTATCACAAGTTGTCCAGCTGGAAcatagagaaaatgaaagaccTAGAAGAACATGTAGAAATCAAAAAAGTTATGCTCCACCTAAAAGAGGACGTGGTAGAG gtcgtggaaagagaaagttaGACAATTCAGATCTTCCACTTAGTAAGAAGTCCAGAGTTGAACAAGATTTGAATGCAATAGAAGCTTCTACAATGGCTATAATCACTTTAGATGAATCTCCAAAACAAGAACAACCCTTGAGAAAATCATCTGAATTATATAAAGCTCTTAAACAACCCcctatagatataaaaaatgtaaacacTATATGTAAAATCGAAAAACAATCTTTGTTAACAGTTCGAAAAGATGGTGTAAAACAAATGGATATTTCTAAAACTACAATTTTAGATTCTAATGTTAATACTCAAATAGAATCTGTTATGGGATCTggtatcgaagaagaaaaattgttagcAAAGTCAACAATGGGATCAACATTATTAGACTGTAAAGGTAATGAAAGAGAATTGGCAAATATAACGCctgaaaaagaacagaaaactATAGAAAAGACTCTTACTgataaaattgttgaaaaaacAGTGGAAAATGCAAGATCTACTGGACATGAAAGTAAGGAAATGCTTATACCTCCAGGACATCCTAATTGGTTAACACCAACATCAAAAAGACAAACAGAAGCTACATCCAAAAATGAACCAGTGCCTTCTTTACAAGTTATTGACGAAGAAACAAGAATGAGTGCAGAATCTAATTCAAGATCTCAAACACCAGCTAGAAATATATCAGCACAAG caTCTGAAACAATAATCAATGAAGAATCTCAGGGAAGTGTACTTAGTACTGCGACTACTGAATCggagaaagtaaaagtaaaaaatcgaagaatggaaataaattttgaccCTGATGAAGGTCCCTTTACTGTTGACAAAATAGCAGAATATGAGTGGCCTCTGGATCGTAAAGGGGAAACATTTATGATACAAGAACAAATATCACAGTATTTAGGAGTGAAgtcatttaaaagaaaatatccaGATTTAAAACGCAGGATGGTTGatatggaagaaagaaattatttaagagAAAATGGATTAGTTAGTGAAGCAATGTGCGATATGG gTTTAACAGCAGTTTGCAGTTCTGAAGTATTAGATGTAATGTGTAGTGATTTTCCTGATCAATATGAGGAGTATCGAAAACATATGCGAGAAAAACAAGTTAAAGAACATTCCAAAAAGCAGAAAGAATTAACAGCAGCAGCAAATGCTGAAAGAAACAGAATAGATTTAGCAGAAATGGCAATACAGTCTGCTTTATCGTGGAATATTAGTTTAAATAAATCACgtaaagaaaacagaaagtgTAGTTTAGATTTGCAGACTTTCACTATTCATGTGCCAAAGAAACATCATAAGCTTGAGACAGATCGAAAGATAAGTCATTATCCTGTAGCTTTGATACCAGGTCAATATACTGACTATTATCGTGAATATACACCTGCTGAATTGAGATATTATCCTCTTAACACAGTTTTGTATGGTCCTATGCGGCCAAATGAACGTAAGTTTGATAGTCAATCTGAAGGTTCACAAAGTGATAGTGATAGTGATACTTCAACTGATGATTCAAG ttCCACCTCCAGTGAAGGAACACAAGATACAGAAGGGTCTCAATCAACAATGGACGATGTAGATATGGAAATAAGTaaccaaaaagaagaaactaaattaaaatgcaaaatgtgcttaaaaatgttaaataaacaCGGCAAAAACGAAGTATTAATACAATGTGGAACTTGTAATGGAAAtg TTCATCCATCGTGTATAGAATTAACATTAGATATGGTTCCACATATTCAATCTTATGCTTGGCAGTGTACTGACTGTAAAACATGTGCACAATGTCATGATCCAGCAGATGaagataaaatgttattttgtgATATGTGTGATCGTGG ATATCACATATATTGTGTTGGTCTTCGACGAGTACCTGTTGGAAGATGGCACTGTCAAGAATGTGCTGTATGTGCAAATTGTGGTTCAAAAGAACCTGGAGGTGCTAATTCTGATAGAAACAGTGTGGCACAATGGCAACATGAATATAAGAAGGGTGATAAAAATACTCGTGTTTATGTTTCCACATTGTGTGTTCCATGCTCAAa ATTATGGCGAAAGGGTCGCTATTGCCCACACTGCAGTCGCTGTCATACTGCTCCAAGACTCGACCTGGAGGCGAATCTAGTGCATTGCAGCGCATGTGATAAATATCTGCATTTAG gttGCGTGGAGACTAAAGGACTggtatttgataaaaaaaattatttatgtgaTTTCTGTGCTCCAAATCGACAACCATTAATGAAACCTTTGGTATCAAAAGTATTCAAGACATGA